In Candidatus Nitrosotenuis uzonensis, the sequence AAAGGACGAATTCCTTGCAATGATAACTCATGAACTTAAAACTCCACTTGTCCCAATACAAGGTTATGCAGATATGCTTCTTGGAGGCTATCTTGGAAACCTCACTGAAAAACAACGTGAGAGAATCTCCATTATAAAAACAAGTTCAGCCTCGCTTTTGCAGCTGATTTCAGATCTTCTTGATGTGCAAAAGCTCGAGCTGGGTCAGCTGAGAATGAAAAAAGAACCGTCAGATATACAGGCGACTGTGATAAGATCAATCCAGACACTTCAACCGCAGATTGAAGAGGCCAAAGTAACAGTTACAAATGATGTAAAGCAGCACATAATAGAGCACGACTCGGACAGAATAGCCCAAGTACTTACCAACTTGTTAAAGAATAGCCTCAAGGCAGTAAAACCCAATGAGGGCACGATAAGGATATCTTCCGAAGAGAACCAAGATCAAATAAAAATAATAATCAAAGATAATGGGGTCGGGATACCTCTGGAAAAACAAAGCAAGTTATTTACCAAGTTTTACCAAGCAGACGCATCGCTTACAAGAGAGAAAGGAGGTAGCGGCCTTGGCCTATCAATTTGCAAGGGAATTGTGGAAGCCCACGGAGGCAGTATATCGCTTGAGAGCTCCACTAGCACAGGAACCACTGTCACTTTCTCATTGCCAAAGACAGACGTAGTGAAAACACCAATTCGCAACTGATGCTCAAAGAAAACACACCAAGAGTACTAATTTGACTCACAATCGGTATGATAATTAATTTTTTTCACCGAATGTAATGGAAAACAATTCAAAAAATACGGAATTTTATTCCATGTGCAATGAGTATTTCACAGCGCTGCGCAAGACTGGAAAGAGGGATGATGGATTTGAAGATGAGTTCTTTTACACCATGCCTACAATTTCAGGACAGAGTTAATAATAAAGCGTATTACGCCACCACTATTGCATGGAGTCTATCCTAAGAGCACTGCAGATAGCACAAGACTATGACTGCTCATATTGCGATGTAAGAACAGAGACTGTCAGAAAGCAAGGCGTTCTAGTGGAAAATGGATTGCAAGAGCACATTTCCAAAAAACAGGAAGAAGGAATTGGAATACGAATACTCTACGATGGGGCGTGGGGGTTTTACTCTACATCATACTTGCAGGAATTTGAAGATGGTTTAGTAGATACTATCAAGGCTGCAAAACTTGCTTCCCAAAAAAAGAAAAAAAAGACAAAACTAGCAAACAATGTCGCGGCAGAAAAAACAGTAAGACGGACAATGAAAAAAGAGCCAACTGTAGAATCCATCACAGAAATTGCACTTGAATGCGATAGGATGATCAGAGCAAACAAAAGAATAATGAAGAGCTCCGTAGAGATACTTCAGACATTTACAAGTAGGTATTTTGCAAACAGTGAGGGAAGTAGAATATTACAAGAATTCTCAGATCTCACTGCAGATCTTACTGCCACTGCTCATCAGTACGGGATCACACAATCAATCAGTCGGACCGAGGGTGGAATAGGAGGATTAGAGACCATAACAGACAAGATAGACATTTTTGAAGTCTCAGACCAGATAGCAAAAAAAGCAGGTCAGCTTCTTGACGCAAAGACAGTAGATGAGGACAGATCAACAGTGGTGATGAATCCAGACTTTGTCGCGCTTTTAACACATGAGATTTTAGGTCATCCTTCCGAAGCAGACAGAGTGTTAGGAAGAGAAATGGCGTGGGCTGGTGGGGCATGGTGGTCGGGCATGCTAGGATGCCAAATCGGCTCATCTGCTCTTAATGTAATAGATGATCCCACAATAGAAGACAGTCTAGGGTGGTACGAATTCGACGATGAGGGAGTAAAAGCAAAAAGAAAGCAGCTGGTAAAAGAAGGAGTTTTATCAGAACACATGCACAGTCGTGAGACTGCTTACGATTTTAATGTGGAACCAAATGCAAGTATGCGTGCCACATCATACAGATTCATGCCTCTAATTAGAATGTCATGCACGTGTATAGAGGGCGGCACCTGGAGCCAAGAAGAAATGATAAAAGACGTCAAACATGGATACCTTATTTCTGATATGAAGATCCCATCAATAGATATGAGGCGGCACAACTGGAGCATATCATGTCAGTATGCAAACAGAATCGAAGATGGTCGGATCACGGAACTGCTCAGAGATGTGATTGTCACAGGTACCGCACAGGAATTCTTTAGATCTATTGACGCATGTGGGAAAGACTTTACAGTAAGACCAATCACAAATTGTGGGAAGGGCGATCCCATGCAACAAATGAAGATGGGAAATGGCGGACCGTCAATACGAGGAATTGCTACGGTGAAAAGCACTACATGAGAGATAGTATAGAAGATGTACGTCTCAAAGTTATATCGTGTACTAGATGCGATCTCTGCAAAACAAGAACGAATGCGGTTCCAGGGAAAGGAAGCGTTAATGCAAAGGTGATGTTTGTTGGTGAAGCACCTGGCAGGACAGAAGATCAGAGGGGAGAGCCATTTGTTGGCGCTGCAGGAAAAAAACTTACACTAATGTTAGAAAAGCATGGAATATCGAGAGATTCGATATACATTACGAACGTAGTAAAATGCAGACCGCCAAACAACAGGGTTCCATCAGATAGTGAAAGAAAGGCCTGTATGGAATATCTTCAAAGTGAAATTGAGATCATTAATCCAAAGATAGTGTGCGTGTTAGGAAACACAGCAAGCAATTCAATTTTAGGGCAAAGTGAGATTACCAAGAATCATGGCAAGAGCATAGAACATGATGGTAGAATCTATTTTTTGACATTTCATCCGGCGGCCACAATATACAATCAAGAGTTGTGGAGTGTAATGGAGTCCGACATAGAATTGTTGTCCAGGATGTTAGGAATTGACAACAAGTAACATAACAAGACCATCAAGGGAATTTTATACACGAGATACGGTAGACGTGGCAAAAGATCTTCTAGGCAAAATAATTGTTAGAAGAATCGGCAAGACGGTGCTTTGCGGAATGATTACTGAGACCGAAGCATACAGACATGAGGATGATCCTGCAAGTCATGCGTATAGGGGCATGACTGAACGTAACAAAGCCATGTTTGGCGAGGTAGGTCGCGCATACGTCTATTTCACATATGGCATGCATTATTGTGTAAACGTAGTTGCCAGAAACAAATACCGAAAAGCAGGTGCCGTTCTAATCCGTTCGCTTGAACCACAGTCTGGAATCAAAACCATGATGGAGAATCGCGGCATTCACAATATTGAGAATCTTGCAAATGGACCTGCAAAGCTTACTTGTGCCCTAAATATCACAAAACAACATTATGGGGAGGATTTTGTTACATCAAAATCGCTTTACATTATAAACGGCATAGACATAAAACAAAAGATAATTGCAGGGCCCAGAATTGGGATTAGAAAAGGAACTGAAAAGATGTGGAATTTTAGAATCAGTGCCTAATCATCGTCATCTTTTTGCACAGTCCATGGGGCAAATTTACCTAATAATTTTGCCCAATCAAGACGCAACAAGACAAGTATTGCAGCAACCATCGTCACTGCAAATATGACAAATCCAATATAGACAATCATTGGGTCGTCCACGTTTTCCAAAATAGGCTCAAGGTAATTCATTCCAAAGTAATGAGAGACAAGTACAATCACATAGCACAGCACTAGCTTGCCAGCCAATGTGGAGATAAAAAATCGGAGTGGATTATATCTGGCAAGTCCCAGAGGAACATATATCAGATCATCTGGAATTGGTGTTGCCGCTGCTACGAATGCTGCTGCGGCGCCATACCTTTTAACAAGTTTTTCAAACGGCTTCATACGCTTTCTTGTTTTTTCAGTCATCATTTTACGCCCACCGTAGCTTATCAAGAATATTATCTGCTTTGCAACGGTGGAAGTTATTGCAGTTATCAGCACAAGATAATGTATGTTGAATTTATCGCCTGCTGCCATGGTTGCAAGCAATATGAATGAGGGAAGTGGAACGAATGGGATAAGCGATGCAAAAAAACTCACCAGTGCCAGTCCTAAATATCCTATTTCATCAGCAAACGGAAATATTGCCGAAAGATCCACATATAGGACGCATGATGTTGATTATTAAACTATCAAAAATTTCAAAAACACGATATTAAAATAACAAGAACTGGCAACGATATCAAATGGTAAGTCAAGAGCATCAGGTAATATGTGAAAAGATTTTTTCAATAAGTCCATACATTAGATTTGTAGGAATAATAGGTAGGAATGGCAAGTTGCGTGCCTACAAAAGACGACAGGGGTTAAAACCACTTTTGGACGCAAAACATACGCAAAATCAGTTTGTTCACATAGCAAAGAAAAAAGACATGGAAAGCAAGTTTGACAGAAAACTAGGCAAGGTTGAATTTGTATGGGAGGAACGAAAAAAAGTCCAGACGATCTCATTTGCAATCAAGCAAAACAGAGTCTGGGTATCAATTGATAAACGAGTAGTTCGCACAGAGATGTTAAGGATAATAGACTCGTGTCTTCCAATAGTTAAGCTCTATTCATAAAGAAAACACTGGACATATCCGGAATCAGTTTTTGTTGTTTTGGGATCTTTTTTGCATTTTTCCATAGCATGCGGACATCGTTGAATGAATCTGCAACCGGGTTCTGCATTCAGTAAGCTTGGAGGACTGCCTGGGATGTATTTGGGTCTTTGATCAGAATGAAGTTTTGGAAATGACTTTATCAGAGCTTGTGTGTATGGGTGTTTTGGTTTTTCGAATATCTCCTCAGAGCTTCCAAACTCAACCATTCTGCCGCCGTACATTATGCCTATTTTCTCACAGATTTCAGATATTGTTGCAAGATCATGGGATATTAACATAAAAGAAGTATTTTCTTTTTTTAACATTTTAAATAAATTCAGTATTTGTGATTGAACGAGAACGTCAAGTGCGGTAGTAGGCTCATCCGCGATTACAAGTCGCGGCTTCAACAACAATGCCATTGCGATCACCACTCGTTGCTTCATACCTCCGCTAAGTTCATGAGGATATTTTTTGAGTACTTGTGGATCAAGATTTACAGATCGCAATGCGGCAGTCATCACATTCAGATGATTTTGTAGGTGGCCATGTTCTCTGAGTACGTCAGAGAATTGTTGACCGATGGTATATACAGGATCAAGGGAGTTCATTGCGCCTTGAAACACCATCGACAATTTCTTCCATCTAAAGTGTCTGGCAAACTCTTCATCGGTCATATCCAAAATAGACTCACCATCAAGCAGTATTCTGCCAGATTCTACGGTCCCGCCCTGAAGAGTTCTCATTATTGATAACCCTAAGGTGCTTTTACCACAGGCACTCTCACCTGCAATTCCGATCGATTCTCCGGCATTCATGGAAAAACTGACATTCTGCACTGCATGCACTTTGCCATTTTCTGTGGAATAACTTGTAGACAGATTTTCCACTACAAGGAAAGGCATACGATCATACTCCCTCGTTTAGTTTCAGAAAGATACATTTAACTTTAGTTTCATTACGAAGTCGATTTACTTGCAAGTTCCAATATGCGGTTTTGATGCAAAAAATGCCATTTTGTGCCCTCAATGCGAGGCAAAACTTGAGGCAGGTCAACTAACAAAAGCAGATGTAGATGCCTCCATCAAAATTGCCAAGCTTGCCAAGACTAACTCAGAAATCGACAAGTTCACGCTGTTTTCTTGCAGAGAGGTTGCAGGCGAATTTGTACTGTATCTAGCAAAAAGCGACATTGAGACTATCAGAAAAAGTCGTACTTTGTATAGGACGTTACAAGGTGAATTTCCAGGTAAGATATGGATTGTAGAATCGGAAGCAAACGATAGAAAATTCATTGAGGATCTTTTTTTTCCGACAAAAATACTCTCGATTAATGTGGTCTGGGTTCCAGGTGGAATTCAAAAAACGAAAATAATAGTATCTGGTAAGTGGACTTCACGATTTCCAATCGATGTAAACAAGGTAACAAACATTGTAAAACAGCTACGCGAGCTTGATGTCGTAATTGAATTTGAGGAAGGCCAGAGAAGATGAAATTTAAAAAAACACACAATATAGATATGCTTTCTTTGCAAATGCAGGGAAGTCATGTTGTGATTGGTGGCTGGATCGAAGATTTAAGAAAGCTTGGCAAGATCACGTTCCTCACAGTACGGGATGTCACTGGACTAGCACAGATAATTGTAAAAGATGAGAAGGTGATTCCAGAGGACCTTACAAGACAAAGTGTAATACTTGTAAGGGGTATAATTCAAAGCACAAAGGCACGTGATTTCCAATACGAGATAAAGGCAGATGATGTCGAAATACTTACAAAAGCTGTTCATCCATTGCCAATAGATCCCATCGGCAGGCTAGAAAGCAATATAGATAACAGGTTGAATGCGCGTGCACTTGATCTTAGAAACCAACGTGTTGCGTCCGTCTTTAAGATAAGACACCAAGTTCTTGCATCACTTAGAAAAGAGCTTGAGAAAAGAAAATTCATCGAGATAACTACGCCAAAGATAATCGGTAGCGCAAGTGAAGGTGGTGCAAATTTATTTTCACTTGAATACTTTGGTAAGAAGGCATATCTTGCACAAAGCCCACAGCTGTATAAGGAACAACTTACTATCGGGCTTGAGCGCGTGTTTGAAATATCGTCGTTTTACAGGGCGGAAAAATCACATACAGGACGTCACCTCAGTGAATTTACAAGTGTAGACATAGAAGCGGCATTTTTTGATTATACGGACGTCATGGATGTGCTTGAGAATTTGGTGGTATCAGTTTTCAGCGATGTGGAGAAAAATTGTAAACAGGAGCTAAATACTTTAGAAAGAAAACTGCAGATCCCAAAACAGCCGTTTGATACAATAACATACTCTGATGCCCTTGATGAGCTTGGCAAAGCTGGTATAAACTTGAACTTTGGTGACGATTTGTTGGATTCACATCTGAAGATAATAGGCACAAATCATCCAGGATTTTTCTTTCTTACCGATTGGCCGATGAGCTTAAAACCGTTTTACATACATGAGAAAGATGATGAAGCAAAAATATCAAGATCATTTGATTTGCAGTACGGTCATCTTGAATTATCATCGGGTGGAAGAAGGTTGCATGAGCCAGCTAAAATAAGGGCAAGGCTAATAGAGCAGGGCCTAGATCCTGCAAGCTTTGAAGATCATTTAAGAACGTTTGATTGGGGAATGCCGCCTCATTCAGGATGGGGAATGGGATTAGATAGGCTAATGACAGTCATAATAGGCACGGATAACGTACGGGAAGTGGTGTTGTATCCACGCGATCCAGAACGGCTCACCCCATAACTTGCTAACAGTTATGAATGATATTTTTTAACATTGCTGTTTTGGACATAGGTACAAAGACCAAGTTCCAGCGAACAATGACGTGACAACGATAACCGGTAAGAGATAAATCTTGAAAAACGAAAATAGAGTGTGGCCACATGCGAATTTTGTAATTCCAAATTTGGCGATAGAAAGTGCTATTTTTGTCAAAAGCGCGTATGCACTTCATGCATGACTGATGATAGGACAAGATGCAAAAGATGCTATATCAATAAAGCAAAGCTCGGATGGAAGTCGATAATCAAACGAAATAAGATAATAATTGGATTTGTTGCATTTGTATGGTTTTATGCTGTTTTCCCAGGGCCGCTTATTCCAGGACTGCACTCTGGGTACTACACAGTATTTGTAATTGCGGCAATCATATGTATGATACCATTATGTCTGATGCTCTTTTTTTGGTCAAGGTACCCGCCGTCATCAGATGTAAGTAAGTAATGAGAGTATTTCTTTTGTAAATTCCATCGTAGATTTATTCCCTCCTATATCTTGTGTTTTTACACCCTTTTTTACTACTCCATATACTGCCGATTCCAGTTTGTCTGCCGCATACATGCATTTTTTATCATTGTGTTTTTTTCCTAGCCAATCAAGCATCATTTTTGCAGAAAGAATGAACGAGGATGGGTTTGCAATTCCTTTGCCTGCAATATCGAACGCAGCTCCGTGTACTGGTTCAAAAAGTGCAAAATCATCTCCGATGTTTGCAGCTGGAGCCATACCAAGTCCTCCCACTACCTCAGCTGCTTCATCTGAAAGTATATCACCAAACAGGTTTGTTGTGACTATAACGTCAAAGCTTTCTGGCTTTCGAATAAGGTTCATAGCGCATGCATCAACATACATTTGCTCAAATTTTATCTGTGGATAGTCCTTTGCAATCTGTGAGCACACTCTTGAAAAAAGCCCATCTGTTTTTCGCATTACGTTGGATTTGTGCACGCATGTAACCGTTTTTTTCCCATTTCTTTGAATTGCTGTTTCAAACGCATATTTTGCTATTTTTTTTGAGGCATTCTCAGAGATTATTCTAAAGGCTACTGCTGCACCAGACAGTTCAAATTCCTGTCCAGTATAGAGATCTTCCGTATTTTCTCTAACTATTACAAGGTCAATGTCGTCTTTTAGTGCGTGCATATATGGATATGATTTTGCAGGCCTGATGTTGGCGTACAAGTTTAACATACGACGTAATGCCACAATTACATCGGCTGCAGACTCTCCCACTGGAGCTTTCATGCACGCGTCAGATTTTCTAATAACATCTATAGTGGATTTAGGAAGAGCGTTCCCGTATTTTGCAAGTGCAGCATCACCTGCCATGATGCTTTCAATTTGGAATTTAACATCAAGTCGGTCATGCACGGCGTTCAGTATTTGTAAAGCAGATTCAGATAGTTCTGGCCCTATACCATCACCGGTAATCAATGAGATCTTGTACATTCTAAAATGCCAGCCTAGCTGCCAATCTTTTTTTGCTTTAATGTCTTTTTTAGCATGATTCTATTAATTCCTTCAATTACTGCCTGGACGCTTGTTGTTACAATATCTTCGCCTATAGATTTGGCAGATGCCATATTCCCATATGCATCCTCTACCTTTATTGTTACTTCGCATAATGCGTCAGAGCCGCCAGATATTGAATCCAGTTTGTATTCCTTAACTCTGACTTTGGCAATCTCTCCTGTAATTTTTTGAATTGCGTTTAACGCTGCGTCCACTGGTCCCACTCCATAGTCGGTGCCGATATAATCAACTCCATCTACATTCAGCTTTACAAATGCATATGGCATAGTACCTATTCCAGTAGAGACTGAAAATCCGCTTAGCTGTACGATTCGCTTGATTGTGTGCTCTGCCAATATTTCATTTGCAATAGAAAGTAGTTCTACGTCTGTCACTTGTTTGCCCTGATCACCAATTGCCTTTACTTTTTCCAATATTTCCCTTAGTTGGTCTTCAGTGGGCTTTACTCCATATTCTTCAAGCATTGCAGAAACACCATGTATTCCTGCATGTTTGCCTACTTGGAGCCATCTAGTTCTGCCAACAAGTTCTGGGCTTATGGGTTCGTACGTTAGAGGATTGTTCAAGATTCCGTGGGTGTGAATGCCAGATTCATGTCCGAAGGCATTTTCACCTACAATTGCTTTATTTGGTTGTACTGTAATGCCAGCCAAGTTTGAGACAAATTTTGATGTCTCGTATAACAATTTGGTTTTGATTCCAGTCTCCCATTTTTGTCCAAACTGTAGACATTGTAATGCCATAACAAACTCTTCAAGTGATGCATTACCTGCACGCTCACCAATACCGTTAATCGTGACATGCGCGCACTGTGCTCCGGCTTGAATTCCAGCAATTGCGTTTGCCACTGCAAGTCCGAAATCATTGTGACAGTGAACACTAATAGGTAATCTGGATGCGGCAATTGCATCCTTTGTTATCTCCGCCATATATTGTGGGGTAGAATAACCTACAGTATCAGGAATGTCGATTCGGTCTGCACCTGCCTTCGCTACTTCACTGAAAACCTTCTTTAGAAACTCCCTATCGGATCTTGTTGCATCTTCTGCTGAGAATTCCACCTGCAATCCATGTGATTTTCCATATTCGACTGCCTCGATTGCTTTCTCAAGGGCCTGTTCTCGGCTCATTTTGAGTTTGTATTGCAAGTGAATATCAGATGTAGCTATGAAAGTATGGACATAGTTTAGACCACAGTCTATTGCTGCATCTATATCTTTTTTGTTAGTTCTTGCCAAGCCGCATATTTCAGCTGACAAGTTTGCTTTTGTTATTAGCTTTATTCCATGTCGTTCCCCCTCAGAGATAACTGGAAATCCTGCTTCGATCGCGTCAACGCCAAGTTCATCTAGTTTTTTTGCAATCAAGAGTTTTTTCTCTGGGGAAAGCGCTACTCCTGGAGTTTGCTCTCCATCACGCAATGTAGTGTCAAATATTCGGATTCTCAATTTTCAGCCCTCTGTAATGCAGCTACACCGGTTCGCGCTATATCCAATATTCCATATGGGATGAGTAACTCTTGTAAATTGTG encodes:
- a CDS encoding transcription elongation factor NusA, yielding MQVPICGFDAKNAILCPQCEAKLEAGQLTKADVDASIKIAKLAKTNSEIDKFTLFSCREVAGEFVLYLAKSDIETIRKSRTLYRTLQGEFPGKIWIVESEANDRKFIEDLFFPTKILSINVVWVPGGIQKTKIIVSGKWTSRFPIDVNKVTNIVKQLRELDVVIEFEEGQRR
- the aspS gene encoding aspartate--tRNA(Asn) ligase, which encodes MKFKKTHNIDMLSLQMQGSHVVIGGWIEDLRKLGKITFLTVRDVTGLAQIIVKDEKVIPEDLTRQSVILVRGIIQSTKARDFQYEIKADDVEILTKAVHPLPIDPIGRLESNIDNRLNARALDLRNQRVASVFKIRHQVLASLRKELEKRKFIEITTPKIIGSASEGGANLFSLEYFGKKAYLAQSPQLYKEQLTIGLERVFEISSFYRAEKSHTGRHLSEFTSVDIEAAFFDYTDVMDVLENLVVSVFSDVEKNCKQELNTLERKLQIPKQPFDTITYSDALDELGKAGINLNFGDDLLDSHLKIIGTNHPGFFFLTDWPMSLKPFYIHEKDDEAKISRSFDLQYGHLELSSGGRRLHEPAKIRARLIEQGLDPASFEDHLRTFDWGMPPHSGWGMGLDRLMTVIIGTDNVREVVLYPRDPERLTP
- a CDS encoding ABC transporter ATP-binding protein codes for the protein MPFLVVENLSTSYSTENGKVHAVQNVSFSMNAGESIGIAGESACGKSTLGLSIMRTLQGGTVESGRILLDGESILDMTDEEFARHFRWKKLSMVFQGAMNSLDPVYTIGQQFSDVLREHGHLQNHLNVMTAALRSVNLDPQVLKKYPHELSGGMKQRVVIAMALLLKPRLVIADEPTTALDVLVQSQILNLFKMLKKENTSFMLISHDLATISEICEKIGIMYGGRMVEFGSSEEIFEKPKHPYTQALIKSFPKLHSDQRPKYIPGSPPSLLNAEPGCRFIQRCPHAMEKCKKDPKTTKTDSGYVQCFLYE
- a CDS encoding TldD/PmbA family protein: MESILRALQIAQDYDCSYCDVRTETVRKQGVLVENGLQEHISKKQEEGIGIRILYDGAWGFYSTSYLQEFEDGLVDTIKAAKLASQKKKKKTKLANNVAAEKTVRRTMKKEPTVESITEIALECDRMIRANKRIMKSSVEILQTFTSRYFANSEGSRILQEFSDLTADLTATAHQYGITQSISRTEGGIGGLETITDKIDIFEVSDQIAKKAGQLLDAKTVDEDRSTVVMNPDFVALLTHEILGHPSEADRVLGREMAWAGGAWWSGMLGCQIGSSALNVIDDPTIEDSLGWYEFDDEGVKAKRKQLVKEGVLSEHMHSRETAYDFNVEPNASMRATSYRFMPLIRMSCTCIEGGTWSQEEMIKDVKHGYLISDMKIPSIDMRRHNWSISCQYANRIEDGRITELLRDVIVTGTAQEFFRSIDACGKDFTVRPITNCGKGDPMQQMKMGNGGPSIRGIATVKSTT
- a CDS encoding DUF6659 family protein, with amino-acid sequence MVSQEHQVICEKIFSISPYIRFVGIIGRNGKLRAYKRRQGLKPLLDAKHTQNQFVHIAKKKDMESKFDRKLGKVEFVWEERKKVQTISFAIKQNRVWVSIDKRVVRTEMLRIIDSCLPIVKLYS
- a CDS encoding DNA-3-methyladenine glycosylase, which codes for MTRPSREFYTRDTVDVAKDLLGKIIVRRIGKTVLCGMITETEAYRHEDDPASHAYRGMTERNKAMFGEVGRAYVYFTYGMHYCVNVVARNKYRKAGAVLIRSLEPQSGIKTMMENRGIHNIENLANGPAKLTCALNITKQHYGEDFVTSKSLYIINGIDIKQKIIAGPRIGIRKGTEKMWNFRISA
- a CDS encoding uracil-DNA glycosylase translates to MRDSIEDVRLKVISCTRCDLCKTRTNAVPGKGSVNAKVMFVGEAPGRTEDQRGEPFVGAAGKKLTLMLEKHGISRDSIYITNVVKCRPPNNRVPSDSERKACMEYLQSEIEIINPKIVCVLGNTASNSILGQSEITKNHGKSIEHDGRIYFLTFHPAATIYNQELWSVMESDIELLSRMLGIDNK
- a CDS encoding YqaA family protein produces the protein MDLSAIFPFADEIGYLGLALVSFFASLIPFVPLPSFILLATMAAGDKFNIHYLVLITAITSTVAKQIIFLISYGGRKMMTEKTRKRMKPFEKLVKRYGAAAAFVAAATPIPDDLIYVPLGLARYNPLRFFISTLAGKLVLCYVIVLVSHYFGMNYLEPILENVDDPMIVYIGFVIFAVTMVAAILVLLRLDWAKLLGKFAPWTVQKDDDD
- a CDS encoding 2-isopropylmalate synthase codes for the protein MRIRIFDTTLRDGEQTPGVALSPEKKLLIAKKLDELGVDAIEAGFPVISEGERHGIKLITKANLSAEICGLARTNKKDIDAAIDCGLNYVHTFIATSDIHLQYKLKMSREQALEKAIEAVEYGKSHGLQVEFSAEDATRSDREFLKKVFSEVAKAGADRIDIPDTVGYSTPQYMAEITKDAIAASRLPISVHCHNDFGLAVANAIAGIQAGAQCAHVTINGIGERAGNASLEEFVMALQCLQFGQKWETGIKTKLLYETSKFVSNLAGITVQPNKAIVGENAFGHESGIHTHGILNNPLTYEPISPELVGRTRWLQVGKHAGIHGVSAMLEEYGVKPTEDQLREILEKVKAIGDQGKQVTDVELLSIANEILAEHTIKRIVQLSGFSVSTGIGTMPYAFVKLNVDGVDYIGTDYGVGPVDAALNAIQKITGEIAKVRVKEYKLDSISGGSDALCEVTIKVEDAYGNMASAKSIGEDIVTTSVQAVIEGINRIMLKKTLKQKKIGS
- a CDS encoding isocitrate/isopropylmalate dehydrogenase family protein is translated as MYKISLITGDGIGPELSESALQILNAVHDRLDVKFQIESIMAGDAALAKYGNALPKSTIDVIRKSDACMKAPVGESAADVIVALRRMLNLYANIRPAKSYPYMHALKDDIDLVIVRENTEDLYTGQEFELSGAAVAFRIISENASKKIAKYAFETAIQRNGKKTVTCVHKSNVMRKTDGLFSRVCSQIAKDYPQIKFEQMYVDACAMNLIRKPESFDVIVTTNLFGDILSDEAAEVVGGLGMAPAANIGDDFALFEPVHGAAFDIAGKGIANPSSFILSAKMMLDWLGKKHNDKKCMYAADKLESAVYGVVKKGVKTQDIGGNKSTMEFTKEILSLLTYI